Proteins found in one Micromonospora sp. WMMD1082 genomic segment:
- a CDS encoding xanthine dehydrogenase family protein subunit M — MRSFSYTAPASVAEAVDVIAEAGPGARFLNGGTNLYDLMKLGVERPSVVVDVSRLAELGAIDTSGPDHLVFGGGARMADIAADPVVRGDYPALSESLWLAASQQLRNMGTAGGNLLQRTRCAYFREVAYPCNKRAPGSGCAAIGGIDRGNAVLGTSDACTAAFAGDWPVALIAFDAAVDVVSSRGARTVAIADLYREPGQTPHLEHHLAPDELILRVRVPVTAAGRGSTYLKVRDRESYAFALASAAVGITVTDQGRVEECRIALGGVATRPWRVPAAEQVLIGQPLTPENARAAGRAALAGARAGTHNGFKIDLAERTLAEALRIAGERAAR, encoded by the coding sequence ATGCGCTCCTTCAGCTACACCGCGCCCGCCTCGGTCGCCGAGGCCGTCGACGTGATCGCCGAGGCCGGACCGGGTGCCCGGTTCCTCAACGGCGGCACGAACCTCTACGACCTGATGAAGCTGGGTGTGGAGCGTCCGTCGGTGGTGGTGGACGTCAGCCGGCTGGCCGAACTCGGCGCCATCGACACGTCCGGCCCCGACCACCTGGTGTTCGGCGGCGGCGCCCGGATGGCCGACATCGCGGCCGACCCGGTGGTGCGTGGCGACTATCCGGCCCTGTCGGAGTCGTTGTGGCTCGCGGCGTCGCAGCAACTGCGCAACATGGGCACCGCCGGCGGCAACCTGCTCCAACGGACCCGCTGTGCGTACTTCCGCGAGGTGGCGTACCCCTGCAACAAGCGGGCGCCGGGCAGCGGTTGCGCGGCGATCGGGGGCATCGACCGCGGCAACGCCGTGCTCGGCACCAGCGACGCGTGCACCGCGGCCTTCGCGGGCGACTGGCCGGTGGCGTTGATCGCCTTCGACGCGGCCGTCGACGTGGTGAGTTCCCGGGGTGCACGGACGGTGGCCATCGCCGACCTGTACCGGGAGCCCGGCCAGACCCCGCACCTCGAACACCACCTCGCCCCGGACGAGCTGATCCTGCGGGTCCGGGTGCCGGTCACCGCGGCCGGTCGCGGATCGACGTACCTGAAGGTCCGTGACCGTGAGTCGTACGCGTTCGCGCTCGCCTCCGCCGCCGTCGGCATCACCGTCACCGACCAGGGCCGGGTCGAGGAGTGCCGGATCGCGCTGGGTGGCGTCGCCACCCGCCCCTGGCGCGTCCCCGCCGCCGAGCAGGTCCTGATCGGCCAGCCCCTGACCCCGGAGAACGCCCGGGCGGCCGGGCGGGCCGCGCTGGCCGGCGCCCGGGCCGGCACGCACAACGGCTTCAAGATCGACCTGGCCGAGCGTACCCTCGCCGAGGCGCTACGCATCGCCGGAGAGCGAGCGGCCCGATGA
- a CDS encoding (2Fe-2S)-binding protein: MTRFRVNGREIDVTVDERESLLDVLHTRLRMFGTKKGCDHGQCGACTVHLDGRRVVSCLTMAMQVDGREVNTIEGVADSDGSLHPLQQAFIDNDALQCGYCTPGQIMSGLACIAEGHTGDDDEIREYMSGNLCRCGAYVGIVAAIRQTAGRTGA, encoded by the coding sequence GTGACGCGGTTCCGGGTCAACGGGCGCGAGATCGACGTGACCGTCGACGAACGCGAGTCGCTGCTCGACGTGCTGCACACCCGGCTGCGGATGTTCGGCACCAAGAAGGGTTGCGACCATGGCCAGTGCGGGGCCTGCACCGTCCACCTGGACGGCCGCCGGGTGGTCTCCTGCCTGACCATGGCGATGCAGGTCGACGGCCGCGAGGTCAACACCATCGAAGGGGTGGCGGACTCCGACGGCAGCCTGCATCCCCTGCAACAGGCGTTCATCGACAACGACGCCCTCCAGTGTGGCTACTGCACCCCCGGCCAGATCATGTCCGGCCTGGCCTGCATCGCCGAGGGCCACACCGGTGACGACGACGAGATCCGCGAGTACATGAGCGGCAACCTGTGCCGGTGTGGCGCGTACGTGGGCATCGTGGCCGCCATCCGGCAGACCGCCGGCCGGACGGGGGCCTGA
- a CDS encoding xanthine dehydrogenase family protein molybdopterin-binding subunit, translating into MNPARADHRVDARAKVTGALRYGVDRAPDDLAYAAFAVATINRGRVLDVDTTAAQRVPGVQVVITRIDRDELGSQGFVMSGGYGFQSFQPLVGDQIAYRGQPIALVVADTLVAATEAAELVTARYAEEPFAVTLDGPGAETLVQAQAIPLPMTEDLAVGDADRAFAAAPVQVDVEIHGPPQHQVPMELISSVVRWRGDTLVIHEGSQNSGAIQHGVAQQLGIDPATVEMISPPVGGGFGQKNSLQPHIGPLAVAARRVGRPVKLVLTRTQVFHQASFRPASRHRVRVGADSSGRLLAAIHEIDQQTSRQDLFPALYTEVSSRLYGITNFRGLQRLVRTDVQTPGYMRAPFEHIATFAMESAVDQVAYATGQDPVALRLANDADRDPVTGLPFSSRHVAECLRRGAKRFGWADRTPQPRSMRAADGSLVGWGVAIGAYPGSTCPAVAVLCVDGSGTVSVAVTGHEMGQGISTAVARLVAGDLGVEPDAVRLDLADSRRTPQVLTAGSWGTATALPAVHAALRELRRQLGVPDTGPVDLRGAVAASGRPEVEVRASNLGAGQDASAMDRIRNGTLAFAGPAYPDFVTFSYAAHFVEVRIAPLTGQIRVPRVVSVADCGRVASPVTAASQLRGGVIWGIGAALREQSEVDPRYGGFLNASYEGYPIAVNADIHQIDVDFVDEPDPRINPVGVKGLGEISMVGVAAAVVNAVYHATGTRFTRLPIHIEDVLPVL; encoded by the coding sequence ATGAACCCGGCCCGCGCGGACCATCGCGTCGACGCCCGCGCCAAGGTCACCGGCGCGCTGCGCTACGGCGTCGACCGCGCGCCCGACGACCTGGCGTACGCCGCGTTCGCGGTCGCCACCATCAACCGAGGTCGCGTCCTCGACGTGGACACCACGGCGGCGCAGCGGGTGCCCGGCGTCCAGGTGGTGATCACCCGGATCGACCGGGACGAGCTGGGCTCGCAGGGCTTCGTGATGAGCGGCGGCTACGGCTTCCAGAGCTTCCAACCGCTGGTGGGCGACCAGATCGCCTATCGTGGCCAGCCGATCGCGCTGGTCGTGGCGGACACCCTCGTGGCGGCGACCGAGGCGGCCGAACTCGTCACCGCCCGCTACGCCGAGGAGCCGTTCGCGGTCACCCTGGACGGTCCCGGCGCGGAGACGCTCGTGCAGGCCCAGGCCATCCCGCTGCCGATGACCGAAGACCTCGCCGTCGGCGACGCCGACCGGGCCTTCGCCGCCGCCCCGGTGCAGGTCGACGTGGAGATCCACGGCCCGCCCCAGCACCAGGTGCCGATGGAACTCATCAGCAGCGTCGTCCGGTGGCGCGGCGACACCCTGGTCATCCACGAGGGCAGCCAGAACTCCGGCGCGATCCAGCACGGTGTCGCCCAGCAGCTCGGCATCGACCCGGCCACGGTGGAGATGATCTCCCCGCCGGTCGGCGGCGGGTTCGGGCAGAAGAACTCGCTCCAGCCGCACATCGGGCCGCTCGCGGTCGCCGCCCGCCGGGTCGGCCGGCCGGTCAAGCTGGTGCTGACCCGGACGCAGGTCTTCCACCAGGCCAGCTTCCGCCCGGCGAGCCGGCACCGGGTCCGGGTGGGTGCCGACTCCTCCGGGCGGCTGCTGGCCGCGATCCACGAGATCGACCAGCAGACCTCGCGGCAGGACCTGTTTCCGGCGCTCTACACCGAGGTCTCGTCCCGGCTCTACGGGATCACGAACTTCCGGGGGTTGCAGCGGCTGGTCCGCACCGACGTGCAGACTCCCGGCTACATGCGGGCGCCCTTCGAGCACATCGCCACCTTCGCGATGGAGTCCGCGGTCGACCAGGTCGCCTACGCCACCGGCCAGGACCCGGTGGCGCTCCGGCTGGCCAACGACGCCGACCGCGACCCGGTGACCGGGTTGCCGTTCTCCTCCCGGCACGTCGCCGAGTGCCTGCGGCGGGGAGCGAAGCGGTTCGGCTGGGCGGACCGTACGCCGCAGCCGCGCTCGATGCGCGCGGCCGACGGCTCGCTGGTCGGCTGGGGGGTCGCCATCGGCGCCTATCCGGGCAGCACCTGCCCGGCGGTGGCCGTCCTCTGTGTGGACGGCAGCGGAACCGTCAGCGTCGCCGTGACCGGCCACGAGATGGGTCAGGGCATCAGCACGGCGGTCGCCCGGCTGGTGGCCGGGGACCTCGGCGTCGAGCCGGACGCGGTGCGCCTCGACCTGGCCGACTCCCGCCGCACCCCGCAGGTGCTGACGGCCGGTTCCTGGGGCACCGCGACCGCGCTGCCGGCCGTGCACGCCGCCCTGCGCGAACTACGCAGGCAGCTCGGCGTGCCCGACACCGGGCCGGTGGACCTGCGCGGCGCGGTGGCCGCCTCGGGCAGACCCGAGGTCGAGGTGCGGGCCAGCAACCTGGGCGCCGGCCAGGACGCCAGCGCGATGGACCGGATCCGCAACGGCACGCTCGCCTTCGCCGGCCCCGCGTACCCCGATTTCGTCACGTTCAGCTACGCCGCCCACTTCGTCGAGGTCCGGATCGCGCCCCTGACCGGCCAGATCCGGGTGCCCCGCGTGGTCAGCGTCGCCGACTGCGGGCGGGTCGCCAGCCCGGTCACCGCGGCCAGCCAGCTCCGCGGCGGGGTGATCTGGGGAATCGGCGCCGCGCTGCGGGAGCAGAGCGAGGTCGACCCCCGCTACGGCGGCTTCCTCAACGCCAGCTACGAGGGGTACCCGATCGCGGTCAATGCCGACATCCATCAGATCGACGTCGACTTCGTCGACGAGCCGGATCCACGGATCAACCCGGTGGGTGTGAAGGGACTCGGCGAGATCTCCATGGTGGGCGTCGCCGCGGCCGTCGTCAACGCCGTCTACCACGCCACCGGAACCCGCTTCACCCGACTGCCGATCCACATCGAGGACGTCCTGCCGGTCCTGTGA
- a CDS encoding roadblock/LC7 domain-containing protein, whose amino-acid sequence MTTADNLGRALDAIVDRVPGAQFAVVLSPDGLLLGASRGIDDELAVQLSSMVCGLQALGLAAARVCGKGELHQVVVQMSQAFLFHATTGNGAILTVGIEGDAEVGDMAYEVALFAASADDHLPVYLEPAVRDGRV is encoded by the coding sequence GTGACCACCGCCGACAACCTCGGCCGCGCGCTCGACGCCATCGTCGACCGGGTGCCGGGTGCTCAGTTCGCGGTGGTGCTCTCCCCGGACGGCCTCCTGCTGGGCGCCTCCCGGGGCATCGACGACGAACTCGCCGTCCAGCTGTCCAGCATGGTCTGCGGGCTTCAGGCGCTGGGCCTGGCCGCCGCCCGGGTCTGCGGGAAGGGCGAGCTGCACCAGGTCGTCGTGCAGATGTCGCAGGCGTTCCTGTTCCACGCCACCACCGGTAACGGGGCGATCCTCACCGTCGGCATCGAGGGCGACGCCGAGGTCGGCGACATGGCGTACGAGGTGGCCCTCTTCGCCGCCAGCGCCGACGACCACCTGCCGGTCTACCTGGAACCGGCCGTCCGCGACGGGCGGGTGTGA
- a CDS encoding alpha-glucuronidase has protein sequence MSRFRSGSRGDHSPTEVHPAWLPPQALRAVGSRHTLVHGDGLLVDTVSDEVERACAAYGGTVRRRAGETGGPAVSLVLALIPALRDAGPDAPVDLDAARATQADLVAADQGPLGVEGYALARHGEVTVVLADEPAGLLHGLFHVVRLGESAFGPPHPVRAHRPAMRRRMLDHWDNIDVHPVMGQVERGYAGGSIFWQDGRARRDRTRVRAYARLLAASGVNAVSVNNVNVHATEARLLTERLDEVAEIADELRPYGIRVHLSVTFAAPVVLDALPTADPLDDAVRAWWAETTDRVYARIPDFGGYVVKADSEGQPGPFSYGRDHADGANLLAEALAPHGGVVHWRAFVYNHKQDWRDRSTDRARAAYDHFAPLDGRFRDDVIVQVKHGPMDFQTREPVSPVITAMPRTRLAVEFQVTQEYTGQQHHVCYLAPWWSEVLRFGWGDDGRAVADVAADGGGLVAVSNVGDDPFWTGHPLAQANLYAFGRLAWDPRLRPADVLDEWIELTFHPRSAADPELLRRTLHEIMDDSWRTYERYTAPLGVGFMVRPGSHDGPDVDGYEYTPWGTYHFADRDGVGVDRTRATGTGFTGQYPPPWSQAYESPASCPDELLLFFHHVPYAHVLHSGRTVIQHIYDTHFDGVAEVEASCHRWKSLAGLVDAAVHARVTERLDEQLRSAREWRDQINAYFHRKSGVPDAHGRPLH, from the coding sequence ATGAGCAGGTTTCGATCTGGGTCGCGCGGTGACCATTCCCCGACCGAGGTCCACCCCGCGTGGCTGCCGCCCCAGGCGTTGCGCGCCGTCGGTTCCCGGCACACCCTCGTGCACGGCGACGGCCTGCTCGTCGACACGGTGTCCGACGAGGTCGAGCGGGCCTGCGCCGCGTACGGCGGCACCGTCCGGCGACGGGCCGGCGAGACCGGTGGCCCGGCGGTGAGCCTCGTGCTCGCCCTGATCCCGGCCCTGCGGGACGCCGGCCCCGATGCCCCGGTCGACCTCGACGCCGCCCGGGCGACCCAGGCTGACCTAGTCGCGGCCGACCAGGGACCGCTCGGTGTCGAGGGCTACGCGCTGGCCCGCCACGGCGAGGTCACGGTGGTGCTCGCCGACGAACCGGCGGGGCTCCTGCACGGGCTGTTCCATGTGGTCCGGCTCGGCGAATCGGCGTTCGGCCCGCCCCACCCCGTGCGGGCGCACCGGCCGGCGATGCGCCGGCGGATGCTCGACCACTGGGACAACATCGACGTGCACCCGGTGATGGGGCAGGTCGAGCGCGGCTACGCCGGTGGGTCGATCTTCTGGCAGGACGGCCGCGCCCGACGCGACCGTACCCGGGTGCGGGCGTACGCGCGGCTGCTGGCCGCCAGCGGCGTCAACGCGGTGTCGGTGAACAACGTCAACGTCCACGCCACCGAGGCGCGGCTGCTGACCGAGCGGCTCGACGAGGTGGCCGAGATCGCCGACGAGCTGCGCCCGTACGGCATCCGGGTGCACCTGTCGGTCACCTTCGCCGCCCCCGTGGTCCTCGACGCCCTGCCCACCGCCGACCCGCTCGACGACGCGGTGCGGGCCTGGTGGGCCGAGACCACCGACCGGGTGTACGCCCGCATCCCCGACTTCGGCGGCTACGTGGTGAAGGCCGACTCGGAGGGTCAACCGGGTCCGTTCAGCTACGGTCGCGACCACGCCGACGGGGCGAACCTGCTCGCCGAGGCGCTGGCACCGCACGGCGGCGTGGTGCACTGGCGGGCCTTCGTCTACAACCACAAACAGGACTGGCGCGATCGCTCGACCGACCGCGCCCGGGCCGCCTACGACCACTTCGCCCCGCTCGACGGCCGCTTCCGTGACGACGTCATCGTCCAGGTCAAGCACGGCCCGATGGACTTCCAGACCCGGGAGCCGGTCTCGCCGGTGATCACGGCGATGCCCCGTACCCGGCTGGCCGTCGAGTTCCAGGTGACCCAGGAGTACACGGGCCAGCAGCACCACGTGTGCTACCTGGCCCCCTGGTGGAGCGAGGTGCTGCGGTTCGGCTGGGGCGACGACGGGCGGGCCGTCGCCGACGTGGCCGCCGACGGTGGCGGGCTGGTCGCGGTCTCCAACGTGGGCGACGACCCGTTCTGGACCGGGCACCCGCTGGCCCAGGCCAACCTGTACGCCTTCGGCCGGCTCGCCTGGGATCCCCGGCTGCGCCCGGCGGACGTGCTCGACGAGTGGATCGAGTTGACCTTCCACCCGCGGTCCGCCGCCGATCCGGAGCTGCTCCGCCGCACGCTGCACGAGATCATGGACGACTCGTGGCGCACCTACGAGCGGTACACCGCCCCGTTGGGCGTGGGCTTCATGGTGCGGCCCGGCAGCCACGACGGCCCCGACGTCGACGGGTACGAGTACACCCCGTGGGGCACCTACCACTTCGCCGACCGGGACGGCGTGGGGGTGGACCGCACCCGGGCCACCGGCACCGGCTTCACCGGCCAGTACCCGCCGCCTTGGTCACAGGCGTACGAGTCGCCGGCCTCCTGCCCCGACGAGTTGCTGCTCTTCTTCCACCACGTGCCGTACGCGCATGTGCTGCACAGCGGTCGCACGGTCATCCAGCACATCTACGACACCCACTTCGACGGGGTTGCGGAGGTGGAGGCGAGCTGTCACCGGTGGAAGTCGCTGGCCGGGCTGGTGGACGCCGCCGTGCACGCCCGGGTCACCGAGCGCCTCGACGAGCAGCTGCGCAGCGCGCGGGAGTGGCGTGACCAGATCAACGCCTACTTCCACCGCAAGTCCGGGGTGCCCGACGCCCACGGCCGCCCCCTGCACTGA